The following are encoded in a window of Saccharothrix longispora genomic DNA:
- a CDS encoding Crp/Fnr family transcriptional regulator yields the protein MRSSRNTVERSANGISSYIRTNCAGAARIVVEKDESIYSVGSRDSGVYLVESGQVKTVAYSRDGKRCLLSIHPEGDTFGELALFGPPRAESAMAMTRTVLRQVPASRLRQALSDDALLQDFIVKLGERVVEQQQMITNLLTMDSERRLAAILLHLAQKVGNRADCGYVVEIRDRITQEDLSGMVGTTRSRVGYFLKRFRDAGLVESVPDSFLCINESRMTAFLEGCAC from the coding sequence GTGCGCTCATCCCGCAATACCGTCGAACGATCCGCGAACGGTATCTCGTCGTACATCCGCACTAACTGCGCAGGCGCGGCGCGCATAGTCGTGGAGAAGGACGAGAGTATTTACAGCGTCGGTAGCCGGGATTCCGGCGTCTACCTGGTCGAAAGCGGCCAGGTGAAAACCGTGGCCTATTCCCGGGACGGCAAGCGATGTCTGCTGTCCATCCACCCCGAAGGGGACACCTTCGGGGAGCTGGCGCTGTTCGGCCCGCCGCGGGCCGAGTCGGCGATGGCGATGACCCGGACCGTGCTGCGGCAGGTCCCGGCGTCCCGGCTCAGGCAGGCGCTGTCGGACGACGCGCTGCTCCAGGACTTCATCGTGAAGCTCGGCGAGCGGGTGGTCGAGCAGCAGCAGATGATCACCAACCTGCTCACCATGGACAGCGAGCGCAGGTTGGCCGCGATCCTGCTGCACCTGGCGCAGAAGGTCGGCAACCGGGCCGATTGCGGCTACGTCGTGGAGATCCGGGACCGGATCACCCAGGAGGACCTCTCCGGCATGGTCGGCACCACCCGGTCGCGCGTCGGGTACTTCCTCAAGCGCTTCCGGGACGCCGGTCTGGTCGAATCCGTGCCGGACTCGTTCCTGTGCATCAACGAGTCGCGGATGACCGCGTTCCTGGAGGGCTGCGCGTGTTGA